In a genomic window of Natranaerovirga pectinivora:
- a CDS encoding glycoside hydrolase family 65 — MQIDRKKLILKHNPKLQKVVFQSPLTVGNGSIAFTADVTGMQSLYEEQKNADVPLLTMSDWGWHTTLAEGSKKKFTLDDLVMTEYDCNGRTFRYGVEMKPGNEMVYNWLRKNPHRYNLARIGLLYKGKEITSEQLSGIQQELDLYSGILYSTFIIDNTKVEVTTLVHQERDTLGFRINSEACEDGRLTILMDLPYGSHNITGSIWDAQEKHTTDVLKNKDNVLYLHHQLDEDECYIFLQGDSIIAFEQVASHTFTGKSESSTIQFTLSFSLEEIKKGCHFEECFNTSKERWKRFWEEGGIISFEGSKDSRADELERRIILSLYLSAINSCTTMPPQETGLTVNSWYGKSHLEMYLWHLAYLPLWGRTSLLKRSLGWYKTILENAKENAARNGYKGAKWPKMVGPEGIDCPSTIATLLVWQQPHIIYILELAYLCGEEKSFLEEYWEMVKETAQYMVDFAVYNKETMAYDLVGPLIPAQECHKPEDTKNPTFEIEYWRFGLWIAEKWAERLNKTTPQKWKEVAQNMAKPTVKEGVYLAHENCPKTYEQYAEDHPSMVAALGLLPGDRIDPKIMENTLEKIYDVWQFKSMWGWDFAMMAMTETRLGNPEKALNILLYETEKNAYVESGNNMQVSRSDLPLYLPGNGSLLLAIPIMAAGYSGSNMKHPGFPKNETWQIQYEGIFPFPY, encoded by the coding sequence TGCAGATGTTCCATTATTAACCATGAGCGATTGGGGATGGCACACAACTTTGGCTGAGGGCAGTAAGAAAAAATTTACCTTAGATGATTTAGTAATGACTGAGTATGATTGTAATGGAAGAACCTTTCGCTATGGTGTTGAAATGAAACCAGGCAATGAAATGGTTTATAATTGGCTTAGGAAAAATCCACACAGATATAATTTGGCTCGAATTGGACTTTTATATAAAGGAAAAGAGATAACATCTGAGCAGTTAAGTGGTATACAACAAGAACTAGATTTATATAGTGGGATATTATATAGTACCTTTATTATAGATAATACAAAGGTAGAAGTGACAACTCTTGTCCATCAAGAAAGAGATACCCTTGGCTTTCGTATCAACTCTGAAGCTTGTGAAGATGGAAGACTGACAATATTAATGGATTTACCTTATGGCTCTCATAATATTACTGGCTCCATATGGGATGCACAGGAAAAGCACACCACAGATGTATTAAAAAACAAGGATAATGTTTTATATCTTCATCATCAGCTAGACGAAGACGAGTGTTATATATTTCTACAAGGGGATAGTATTATTGCCTTTGAACAAGTAGCTTCACATACTTTCACAGGCAAAAGTGAAAGTTCTACTATTCAGTTTACCCTTTCCTTTTCACTTGAAGAAATAAAAAAGGGATGTCATTTTGAAGAATGTTTCAATACAAGTAAAGAGAGATGGAAACGATTTTGGGAAGAGGGTGGCATCATATCTTTTGAAGGATCTAAGGATTCAAGGGCGGATGAACTGGAAAGAAGAATAATTCTATCTCTTTATTTAAGTGCTATTAATTCCTGTACAACTATGCCGCCACAAGAAACTGGGCTAACAGTAAATAGCTGGTATGGCAAGTCCCATTTAGAAATGTATTTATGGCATCTAGCATACCTTCCTTTATGGGGTAGAACTTCTCTTTTAAAAAGAAGTTTAGGGTGGTATAAAACAATTTTAGAAAATGCCAAGGAAAATGCAGCAAGAAATGGATATAAAGGTGCAAAGTGGCCCAAAATGGTTGGTCCAGAAGGCATTGATTGTCCTTCTACAATTGCTACATTACTGGTCTGGCAGCAACCTCACATTATATATATACTGGAATTAGCTTATCTATGTGGAGAAGAAAAAAGTTTTTTAGAGGAATATTGGGAAATGGTAAAAGAAACTGCCCAATATATGGTAGACTTTGCTGTATATAACAAGGAAACAATGGCGTATGACCTTGTTGGGCCACTGATTCCTGCCCAAGAATGTCATAAACCAGAGGATACCAAAAACCCAACATTTGAAATAGAATATTGGAGATTTGGGTTATGGATTGCTGAAAAGTGGGCAGAACGTCTGAATAAAACAACACCTCAAAAATGGAAAGAAGTAGCTCAAAATATGGCCAAACCAACGGTAAAAGAGGGTGTCTATTTAGCACATGAAAATTGTCCTAAAACATATGAACAATATGCAGAAGACCATCCTTCTATGGTAGCTGCATTAGGTCTTTTACCGGGAGATAGAATTGATCCGAAAATCATGGAAAATACGTTGGAAAAGATATACGATGTATGGCAATTTAAATCCATGTGGGGATGGGATTTTGCTATGATGGCAATGACCGAAACAAGACTAGGAAATCCTGAGAAGGCATTAAATATTTTATTATATGAAACAGAAAAAAATGCTTATGTTGAAAGTGGTAACAATATGCAGGTTTCAAGAAGTGATTTACCCCTGTATTTGCCGGGAAATGGCTCTTTATTACTTGCAATACCAATCATGGCGGCTGGATATTCAGGAAGTAATATGAAGCACCCTGGTTTTCCGAAAAATGAAACTTGGCAGATTCAATATGAAGGTATTTTTCCATTCCCTTACTAA
- a CDS encoding LysR family transcriptional regulator, which translates to MLQTELYKVFYIVTKHGNISEAAKELYISQPAVSKSIKKLEELTGCTLFIRSSKGVSLTSEGKILYDYVEKAFDHLITGEKIINKINNLKEGLVKIGISNTLCQYFFMPHLKSFHKSYPEIKIQVINRSSPDTLKLLQQGIIDFGIISIPNTQDNITFIELMKIHDIFVTNDQNLVRKKLSIETLNNLHLMMLEKKNLTRKYIDEFVENNSLHLTPKIEISSMDFLIEFAKIGLGVASVIKEFVAPELAKGTLYEIPISPTPPPRKIGIVVQKNIPLTLAANSFIEHIKNEIP; encoded by the coding sequence ATGCTACAAACTGAGCTTTATAAAGTGTTTTATATTGTTACAAAGCATGGAAATATTTCAGAAGCTGCTAAAGAGTTATATATTAGTCAACCAGCTGTTAGTAAATCAATAAAAAAATTAGAAGAGTTAACAGGTTGCACGCTTTTTATTAGAAGTTCCAAAGGCGTATCTCTTACCTCTGAAGGGAAGATATTATATGATTATGTTGAAAAAGCTTTTGATCATTTAATAACGGGTGAAAAGATTATTAATAAAATAAATAACTTGAAAGAAGGATTAGTTAAGATCGGAATAAGTAATACCTTATGTCAATATTTTTTTATGCCTCACTTAAAATCTTTTCACAAAAGTTATCCTGAAATCAAGATACAAGTTATTAACCGATCTTCTCCTGATACTTTAAAACTTCTTCAACAAGGCATAATAGATTTTGGTATTATTAGCATACCAAATACCCAAGACAATATTACTTTTATCGAACTAATGAAAATACATGATATTTTTGTCACAAACGATCAAAATCTAGTTAGAAAAAAACTTTCTATAGAAACATTGAATAACCTTCATTTGATGATGCTTGAAAAGAAAAACCTAACCAGAAAATATATAGATGAATTTGTAGAAAACAATTCTTTACATCTAACACCAAAAATTGAAATAAGTAGTATGGATTTTTTAATTGAATTTGCTAAAATTGGACTTGGTGTAGCTTCAGTAATAAAAGAATTTGTTGCTCCAGAACTGGCAAAAGGAACCTTATATGAAATACCAATTTCACCTACGCCGCCTCCTAGAAAAATCGGAATAGTTGTACAAAAAAACATTCCATTAACTCTAGCAGCTAACTCTTTTATTGAACATATAAAAAATGAAATACCTTAA
- a CDS encoding 3-isopropylmalate dehydratase large subunit, producing MGKTIAEKIFDEHRVDMPFPDTHVLRLDRVFCHEITTPIAITDLMSRGLDRVFDPTKIKAVIDHVTPAKDSKTAEQGKILRDWAKRNNIKDFFDIGRNGVCHAIFPEKGFVRPGYTIIMGDSHTCTHGAFGAFAAGVGTTDLEVGILKGVCAFHHPKTIKIELNGSLKPGVYAKDLILFIIKELTVNGATNMVIEFTGEVVDGMSMESRMTLCNMAIEAGGTCGVCYPDMTTVEYLWDFIKDEFDSKEEALKEYSKWVSDEDASYEKVYTYDVSELEPMVTFGFKPDQVKSVNEMEGTDIHQVYIGSCTNGRIEDLRIAASILKGKKISDDVRGIVSPATPAIYSLALKEGIIEIFQDAGFCVTNPTCGACLGMSNGVLAEGEACAATTNRNFNGRMGKGGTVHLMSPATAASSAIEGKIKNSQIFKA from the coding sequence ATGGGTAAAACAATAGCTGAAAAAATATTTGATGAACACAGAGTAGACATGCCATTTCCTGATACGCATGTTCTAAGATTAGACAGGGTTTTCTGTCATGAAATTACAACACCAATTGCTATAACAGACCTTATGTCAAGAGGATTGGATAGAGTTTTTGATCCAACAAAAATTAAAGCGGTTATAGATCACGTAACCCCTGCTAAGGATTCAAAAACAGCAGAGCAAGGGAAAATTCTACGTGATTGGGCTAAAAGAAATAATATTAAGGACTTTTTTGATATTGGAAGAAATGGTGTCTGTCATGCTATTTTTCCTGAAAAAGGATTTGTAAGACCAGGTTATACAATAATTATGGGTGATTCACACACATGTACTCATGGCGCTTTTGGTGCATTTGCTGCAGGCGTTGGAACAACAGATCTTGAAGTAGGAATACTTAAAGGTGTATGTGCATTCCACCATCCAAAAACAATAAAAATCGAACTAAATGGGTCATTAAAACCAGGTGTTTATGCAAAAGACCTTATTCTATTTATTATTAAAGAGCTAACTGTAAATGGTGCTACTAACATGGTTATAGAGTTTACAGGTGAAGTTGTTGATGGTATGTCAATGGAATCACGTATGACATTATGTAACATGGCTATAGAAGCTGGCGGTACTTGTGGTGTATGTTATCCTGACATGACAACAGTTGAATACTTATGGGACTTTATTAAAGATGAATTTGATTCCAAAGAAGAGGCTTTAAAAGAGTACTCTAAATGGGTTTCTGATGAAGATGCTTCTTATGAAAAAGTATATACATATGATGTTTCTGAATTAGAGCCAATGGTTACTTTTGGGTTTAAGCCTGACCAAGTAAAATCAGTAAATGAGATGGAAGGCACAGACATTCACCAAGTTTATATAGGAAGTTGTACAAATGGTCGTATTGAAGATTTAAGAATTGCAGCAAGCATTCTTAAAGGTAAAAAAATTAGTGATGATGTACGTGGAATTGTAAGTCCTGCAACGCCAGCTATTTATTCATTGGCTCTAAAAGAAGGCATTATAGAGATTTTCCAAGATGCTGGTTTCTGTGTGACAAACCCAACATGTGGTGCTTGTCTTGGGATGAGTAATGGTGTTTTAGCTGAAGGTGAAGCTTGTGCAGCGACAACAAACCGTAATTTTAATGGTAGGATGGGTAAAGGTGGTACCGTTCACCTTATGAGTCCTGCAACTGCTGCAAGTTCAGCAATTGAAGGAAAAATAAAAAATTCACAAATATTTAAAGCATAG
- a CDS encoding 3-isopropylmalate dehydratase small subunit, which yields MKEFKGKVLFLDRSDINTDEIIPAKYLTEITKEALKPYLLEDLTLEGFNVGEDIKDKAVVITRENFGCGSSREHAPWALEVNGINVVIAENFARIFRQNMYNCGMFAIELSKDKIDYLFENYAGKDTEIEIDVDNDKIIVTAQDQSETIDFKVGEFDKVLVKEGGWVGYADKNY from the coding sequence ATGAAAGAATTCAAAGGAAAAGTTTTATTTTTAGATAGAAGTGATATTAATACCGATGAAATCATTCCTGCAAAATATCTTACGGAAATTACAAAAGAGGCATTAAAACCGTATTTATTGGAAGATTTAACCCTAGAGGGTTTTAATGTTGGGGAAGATATTAAGGACAAAGCAGTCGTTATAACAAGAGAAAATTTTGGTTGTGGTTCAAGTAGGGAACATGCGCCATGGGCGTTAGAAGTTAATGGCATCAATGTGGTTATTGCAGAGAACTTTGCTAGGATATTTAGACAAAATATGTATAATTGCGGTATGTTTGCAATAGAATTATCAAAAGATAAGATAGACTATCTTTTCGAAAATTACGCAGGAAAAGACACAGAAATAGAAATCGATGTGGATAACGATAAGATTATTGTAACGGCCCAAGATCAATCAGAAACAATTGACTTTAAAGTTGGCGAATTTGACAAGGTACTTGTTAAAGAAGGCGGCTGGGTTGGTTACGCTGATAAGAATTACTAA
- a CDS encoding ABC transporter permease — MKPFSSFYYVKNNSKRTIRIIIIIGLLALCYLGGVYLDNIKTETIAVIDHQSSFVTVNASYRDENGQQYRAFLEEVKNNNSIEYFQIGFNYVAHRTMLGFLNKNTAYTFTKEDFSRFNSYMNYVDQAFIPKDNMIIVSKKQGNALKVTIGDTISSDNEFINAYYGGDYYEVGPLMDVDAFISYFITSDSTDSASILILPNPIYPEQEYKQFILSIKNKYDKLQIIDYEELLKNAKTNFQINDIFFIASILLLSIVFIITTNAAFVGLYDRRISEFELYHSLGIPKSTIRKKVIGEILLMNGMGILLCIAICITTIFFLNFFIFEPDGLRLRYYAPIALSATVISNIVILGICILLRLRTISKLKMAT, encoded by the coding sequence TTGAAACCCTTCTCTTCTTTCTATTATGTAAAAAACAATAGTAAAAGAACCATACGTATTATCATTATTATAGGATTATTGGCCCTTTGTTATCTAGGAGGGGTATATCTTGACAATATTAAAACTGAAACAATTGCAGTTATTGATCATCAATCCTCCTTCGTAACGGTGAATGCTTCTTATAGAGATGAAAATGGGCAGCAATACAGAGCATTCTTAGAAGAAGTAAAAAATAATAATTCAATTGAATATTTTCAAATAGGCTTTAATTATGTTGCCCACAGAACAATGCTAGGGTTTTTAAATAAGAATACCGCATATACTTTTACAAAGGAAGATTTTAGTAGATTTAATTCCTATATGAATTATGTAGATCAAGCATTCATTCCAAAAGATAATATGATTATAGTATCAAAAAAACAAGGAAATGCATTAAAGGTCACTATAGGAGATACTATAAGCTCTGATAATGAATTTATTAATGCCTATTACGGTGGTGACTACTATGAGGTTGGTCCACTTATGGATGTAGATGCATTTATAAGCTATTTTATTACATCAGATTCAACGGACTCTGCAAGTATTTTGATCTTACCAAATCCAATATATCCTGAACAGGAATATAAGCAATTTATTCTAAGCATAAAAAATAAATATGATAAACTACAAATTATAGATTATGAAGAGTTGCTAAAAAATGCAAAAACGAATTTTCAAATTAATGATATATTTTTTATAGCAAGTATCCTTTTATTATCTATTGTATTTATAATTACTACTAATGCTGCATTTGTGGGCTTGTATGATCGACGGATATCAGAATTTGAGCTTTATCATTCATTAGGTATTCCCAAGAGCACCATTAGAAAAAAAGTTATTGGTGAGATCCTTCTAATGAATGGAATGGGTATTTTATTATGTATTGCAATATGCATTACAACCATATTTTTTCTTAATTTTTTTATATTTGAACCTGATGGGTTACGGTTGAGATACTATGCACCTATTGCCCTATCTGCAACAGTAATAAGTAATATTGTTATCTTAGGTATTTGTATACTTTTAAGACTTCGTACAATCTCAAAACTTAAGATGGCAACATAA
- a CDS encoding ABC transporter ATP-binding protein: MFEIKNLSLIYDMDKTEKVCAVNNVSLSLPDTGLIGLIGPSGSGKSSFMYCLSTLKVPTSGSISYQRKDFATLSNKEMELIRRQEFGFVFQRHFLIGYMTALDNVIVAANKEDGSKEKGSEILNQLGIKASDIRKKPKQLSGGQRQRCAIARALMNSPKVLFADEPTASLDHETAYMVMDYLKSYAKEHLVLVITHDRTILKDVDMVIEMWDGNVSNVRKGGIFL, translated from the coding sequence ATGTTTGAAATAAAGAATTTATCCTTAATATATGATATGGATAAAACAGAAAAGGTTTGCGCAGTAAATAATGTATCACTATCATTGCCAGATACTGGGTTGATTGGATTAATTGGACCATCAGGTAGTGGGAAATCCTCTTTTATGTACTGCTTGTCTACTTTAAAAGTTCCCACAAGTGGAAGTATAAGTTACCAAAGAAAAGACTTTGCTACACTAAGTAATAAAGAAATGGAGCTAATCAGAAGACAAGAATTCGGCTTTGTTTTTCAGAGGCATTTCTTAATTGGATATATGACTGCCCTAGATAATGTTATTGTAGCAGCTAATAAAGAAGACGGCTCAAAAGAAAAGGGTTCAGAAATATTGAATCAACTGGGTATTAAAGCTAGTGATATTAGAAAAAAACCAAAGCAGTTATCTGGTGGCCAAAGGCAGAGATGTGCTATAGCAAGAGCATTAATGAATTCTCCAAAAGTTTTATTCGCAGATGAACCAACAGCCTCCTTAGACCATGAAACTGCCTATATGGTTATGGATTATCTTAAAAGTTATGCTAAGGAACACTTGGTACTAGTCATTACCCATGATAGAACCATATTAAAAGATGTTGATATGGTTATTGAAATGTGGGACGGAAATGTTAGTAATGTTAGAAAAGGAGGCATATTCCTTTGA
- a CDS encoding FtsX-like permease family protein, translated as MKKTLKPMTYLKNNKKRAMILIISFAIFITLIYGLRFFVNPMKYTLENIVLGKSNHMQGVFINRNDILSMDISLWDTDSTSTVLERITEVNRGVKEFGEQLALNEHIDYVIPFSSYHINIHTLISSASYYIPLVEKEQVNTICDYLNITLKEGAMPKEPGEIIVDERMAANWNLKIGDSINNDNTKISGIVKSDFYFAVGIHFDEGFIKRNLLFLNDGYLLNLQDYFYNLGYSASYFNNDDAIRILWDMEGGKQEVNKHFGDLDPVLRLVSLITTLIIAGTLFLVYQLHVQDRYEEWCLYRSLGFSQRDIYLLAAKEFIFCLVTAILLAIVLCFFLINVGGLFMDSRGIVYRFWMPEVFGQIIAALLFLAGILHIPVISGMQEIKTIDGLDDDF; from the coding sequence ATGAAGAAAACATTAAAACCAATGACTTATCTGAAAAATAATAAAAAAAGAGCAATGATTTTAATTATTAGTTTCGCTATTTTTATAACTTTAATATATGGATTGCGTTTTTTTGTTAATCCCATGAAATATACTCTTGAGAATATTGTATTGGGCAAATCAAATCACATGCAGGGGGTATTCATTAATCGGAACGACATATTGAGTATGGATATTTCCCTATGGGATACAGACTCTACCTCAACTGTTCTTGAAAGGATAACCGAGGTAAATAGAGGCGTCAAAGAATTTGGTGAACAATTAGCGTTAAATGAACACATTGATTATGTTATTCCTTTTTCTAGCTACCATATTAATATTCATACTTTAATATCAAGTGCCAGTTATTATATTCCTCTAGTAGAAAAAGAACAAGTTAACACCATTTGTGATTATTTGAATATTACCCTAAAAGAGGGTGCAATGCCAAAAGAGCCTGGAGAAATTATAGTGGATGAAAGAATGGCCGCCAATTGGAATTTAAAAATTGGGGACAGCATAAATAATGACAACACAAAGATATCAGGAATTGTTAAATCCGATTTTTATTTTGCAGTAGGCATTCATTTTGATGAAGGGTTTATAAAAAGAAATCTTTTATTTTTAAATGATGGTTATCTACTCAATCTACAAGATTATTTTTATAACTTAGGTTATTCTGCATCCTATTTCAATAACGATGATGCTATTCGTATCCTTTGGGATATGGAAGGTGGAAAACAAGAAGTCAATAAGCATTTTGGAGATTTAGATCCCGTACTTCGATTGGTATCTTTAATTACTACCTTAATTATCGCTGGGACTTTATTTCTCGTGTATCAACTACATGTCCAAGACCGATACGAAGAATGGTGTTTATATCGCTCCTTAGGCTTTTCACAAAGAGACATTTATTTGTTAGCAGCAAAAGAATTTATATTTTGTCTTGTAACTGCTATATTGCTTGCAATTGTCCTCTGTTTTTTCCTTATTAATGTGGGTGGGCTCTTTATGGACAGTCGTGGAATCGTTTATCGCTTTTGGATGCCTGAGGTATTTGGACAGATTATTGCAGCGTTATTGTTTTTAGCAGGAATCCTGCACATACCTGTAATAAGCGGAATGCAAGAAATCAAAACAATTGATGGTTTAGATGATGATTTTTAG